TGAAGGTCAAAGACGTTACATCGAAACTTTTTCCGCCTACGCGAGGCAATTTCTTGGGGGACTGGAGAGACCTGATGTCGACAAGATTGAAGGCCTTTCTCCCGTAATCGCCATCGAACAGAAAACCACAAATAAAAATCCGCGGTCTACGGTAGGAACGGTGACAGAACTTTACGATTTCCTGCGCCTGCTCTTTGCGAGGGTTTCCGATGCTTACTCACTTTCCTCAGGCAGAAAACTGGTCAGCTATACCGAAGACCAGATTCTGGATGCCATCAAGGAAAATTACAAAGGGGAAAAAATTATGCTTTTAGCACCGGTGGTGCGCTCCAGAAAAGGACATTACCACGAACTTTTCGTGCAGATGGCGAAGAAAGGATACGGGCAGGCGAGAATTGACGGCGAACTTCAGGACATCGAATACGATCTGAAACTCGACCGGTACAAAACCCACGATATCGATATCGTTATCGACCGCTGGATTATCGGCGAAAGCGCCACAGAAAACCGCATGGAGAAATCACTCCGTACAGCGATGGAAATGGGTGAGGGAATTATAGGAATTCAAAAACTGGGCAGTACGGATATTGAATATTTTTCAAAAAACCTGATGGACGATGAAACCGGCCATTCTTTGGCCATGCCGGAACCGAACACATTCTCTTTCAATTCACCAAAAGGCAGCTGTCCGAACTGCAAAGGACTCGGAACCATCAAAAAAGTGAATGCCGATTATTTTGTAGAAAATCCGAAGCTGTCGATCAACCAGGGCGCTCTTTTGCCGTTGGAAGACATAAAATCTAACAAATGGATTTTAGGACAAATCAAAAATATTCTCGAAGTTTTCGATAAGGATCTTTCAACGCCGTTTAAGGAAATTCCGAAGGAAGCGCTGGAACTGATGTATTACGGCGCTCACAAAGACGTCAGCAAAGAACTGAAGCACGCCGGAATTACCAAAAAAATCAAAGTGAATTTTGAAGGTCTGGTTCCCACGATCGAAGAAATGATCGAGGATAAGGAAAGTTACGACGCAGTTTTGCTGGAAAGGCATTTTACCACCGAAGAAACCTGCCCTGAATGTAAGGGAACCCGCCTGCAACCCACAAGTTTATCCTTTAAAATTGACGGAAAAAATATTGCGGAAGTCAATGCGCTGAGTTTGGCCGATTTAAAAGAATGGCTTCATCAGGTCAGGCCGAAATTTTCTGAAAAAAATAAAATTATTGCCGATGAGATCTTGAAAGAAATCGAAACACGGCTTCAGTTTCTGCTTGATGTGGGTTTGGATTATCTAAGTTTGAGCCGCAGTTCCAGAACGCTTTCCGGTGGTGAGTCTCAAAGGATCCGGCTTGCGACGCAAATCGGTTCGCAGTTGGTAAATGTGCTTTATATTCTGGATGAACCTTCAATCGGCCTTCACCAGAGAGACAATGAAAGACTGATCAATTCTTTGAAGAATTTGCGTGACATTGGAAATTCCGTCCTTGTTGTTGAGCACGACAAAGACATGATTATGGAAGCCGACGAAATTCTGGATATCGGTCCGCGTGCGGGAAAATTTGGGGGCGAAATTCTTTGGCAGGGAAAGCCTGAAGATCTAAAAAAAGCAAAAACCATTACCGCAGATTATATTTCCGGAAAACGGAAAATTGAAATTCCTGAACAAAGAAGGGTAGGAAACGGAAAGTCCATCGTTTTAAAAGGTGCTTCCGGAAACAATTTAAAAAATGTAAATCTCACAATTCCGCTGGGTAAACTTGTTGTGGTGACAGGAATTTCAGGAAGCGGAAAATCTTCGCTCATCAACGGAACGCTTTACCCGGTTCTGAACCGGCATTTTTACCGCGCTGTACAGGAACCTTTGCCTTATAAAAGCATTGAAGGCCTTGATAATATCGATAAAATTGTGGATGTGGATCAAACGCCGATCGGCAGAACGCCGCGTTCCAATCCGGCAACTTATACCGGAATGTTCACCGATATCCGAAATCTCTTTGCCGAACTTCCCGAATCCAAAATCCGTGGCTATAAAGCGGGGAGATTTTCCTTTAACGTAAAAGGCGGACGCTGCGAAACTTGCCAGGGCGGGGGTTTGAAGGTCATTGAAATGAATTTTCTCCCTGATGTTTACGTGCACTGTGAAACCTGCAACGGAAAGCGCTTCAACCGCGAAACTTTGGAGGTACGTTACAAAGGAAAATCCATTTCCGATGTTCTGGAAATGACGATCGATGAAGCAGTGGAATTTTTTGCACCGATTCCCAAAATTTTTAATAAAGTAAAAACTTTGCAGGACGTTGGTTTGGGCTATATCACTTTAGGCCAGCAATCCACAACTTTGAGTGGTGGCGAAGCGCAGCGCATCAAACTGGCGACCGAACTTTCCAAACGCCAAACTGGGAATACGCTTTACATTCTGGATGAACCTACAACAGGACTGCATTTCGAAGACGTGAAAATTTTGATGGACGCGATCAACAAACTGGTAGATTTAGGCAATTCTTTCATCATTATTGAACACAATATGGATGTGATTAAATTGGCCGATTATATCATTGATGTTGGTCCTGAAGGCGGAAAACACGGTGGAACCATCGTTGCAGAAGGTACACCGGAACAGATCATTAAATCCAAAAAATCTTTGACGGGTAAGTTTTTAAAGAAGGAAATGTAGCATGAAATATCTAGAACAAAATTTCAAAAGGGATAAAAGATCATTCCAAATTACAGAGAAAGGAGTTCTTGTAAAATTGAATTCTAAAAATGAAATTCAACAATATGAAGTTCCATTTGAAGAAATCGGTACACAGACTCTTATTTATAGAAACTCACCAGATACAGCGGTTATTTTACTTTTATTTTCTTCATTGTTCAATATTATATTTTTGTTGGCTTTGCTTGATGACAGTTTTGGTTTAACAATTACAGGTGGCAAAATTGTACTCTTTATTTTTATAGTAATTTTTACCGTTTTGGTTGCCATTTTTGGAAAATCACTTAAATCGGAAAATATAAAAAAACTTGATGGTATCAAGCCTCTTTTATTCTTTTACGACCATAAATCCGAAAAAGAGGTTGATGGTTTTATTGCTGAAATTTTAAATTCAAAAAGAGATTTTTTCATAAAAGAATATTATAAAATTGATAATTTACTTCCTATTGAAGTTCAAAAAAACAGAATACATTGGCTTTATGAAAGTAAATATATTAATGAGGATGACGCGAAATTCATTTTGGAAGAATTAGATAGAAAAAGAATAATCGAAGGGCTGTAATATTACTGGGATTATGAATGAACTTTTAGATGTCACACTCCGATCGCTCGCCGTCTACCTTTTTATGGTTTTTGCGATCAGGCTTTTTGGTAAAAATCAACTCTCGCAGCTGAATGCAGGTGATGTAATTTTACTTTTGTTGATTTCCAATGCGGTACAAAATGCCATGGTTGGGCAAAACACCTCTTTGGAAGGCGGTTTGGTTGCGGCGCTGGTGCTTTTTGTGGCGAATTTCATTTTAAAGAAGTTCATGTTTAAAAATCAATACATCAGACATCTCATTCAGGACGAGCCTGAAATACTTATTAAAGACGGCATTGTTGACCTGCAGAAAATGAAACAGCAGGAAATCTCAGTGGAAGAACTGGAAGAAGCCATCCGCGAACACGGTGTGGAAAAAGCCGAAGACGTAAAACTCGCCATTCTGGAGGTGGACGGCAATATCAGCGTGATTTCAATGGATAAAAACAACGGTCATTCCACAAATTTCTCACGCCATAAAAGGAAATATCCAATAAAACCTCACAGGATTTAAATGAACTAAATTAATAAGACTTTCTTTAAATCAGCAAATTAAACACTAACAGAACTCCATCAGACAAAATGAATTACGAAATAAGAGAAATGCTTCCTACGGACGGAAAAAGGGTTTTAGAAATCTTCCAACAGGGCATTGACGGCGGTAATGCGACTTTTGACCGCGACGCGCCAACCTGGGAAAGCTGGGACATGAATTTCTTCCGTACCTGCCGCTGGATTCTTGAAGATGAAAACGAAAATACAGTGGGTTGGGCCGCTTTGAAGCCCGTAAGCTACCGCGACTGCTACAGCGGTGTAGCCGAAGTAAGCATTTATGTTGACAACGCCCATCAGGGCAAAGGTCTTGGAACTGTCCTTATGAAGAAACTTATTCTCGACAGCGAGGAGCACGGTTTCTGGACACTGCAGTCGGGTATCTTTCCTGAAAACTCAGCTTCGATTGCTGTTCATCAAAAATTAGGTTTCCGGACTGTAGGTACTCGTGAAAGAATTGCGAAAATGGACGGCAGATGGCGCGACATCCTTTTGATGGAGCGACGAAGTAATGTTGTAAAGTAATTTGTGTATTGTATAAATTTTCACGATTTGGCATGACAATTGAAAATTGTATTGCGAACATTGAATTTACTTAAAATGAAAGCAATATTTAAAATATTTTTAGTTGTCGGGCTGGGACTGGCACTGACATCATGTGGATCATCCGGTCCATACTACGGAAACCAATATCCGGACCGTTACCCTACGGGCTCCTATCCGGGCGGTGGCGTTTACAGAACTCCTGAAGGAACAGTTTACAGGCAGGGAGATATATACAGAGACGCCAATGGTAATGTTTACCAAAACGGTAGAGTAATACGTAGAGACGGGGTTTACGGCCGTCCGGGAATTCTTAGCAGAGGCGGTAATGTTTACGGAAACAATAAGCAGTTACCTCCGGGACAGGCCAAGAAAATCTACGGCGGAAGAGCTAAGGATTACGCACCTGGCCAAATGAAAAAGAGACAGGGCGGATATTATGAAAACGACAGAAGATGGAGAGACTATGATGATGATTATGGCAAAAATAAAGGTCGCCACAAAAATTACAAGAAGAAAAAATAGTCTATCGTAACAGGCACTAATGATAAAGCGGGAATTTTTTCCCGCTTTATTTTTTTTAACTATTCCTTATCGATGCTTCCCAAAACTTTTTGTGCAAACACGTTGAGTGCATCTTTTTCGGTCATACCGTTTTGCACGTTGGAGTGAACTTCCAGGGCACCGCAAATGTTGGTAATAAGCTCGCCGGCAACGTCCAAATCCTCTTGCGTCACACCTCTGAACTCGCTGAAGCTCTCTAAGACTTCTAGAGTTTTTTCAAGGTTTTCAGGATTCTGGCTTTGATAAAATTGTCTTATAATTGGAATTTTCATCTTATTTTAATTTAAAAAGCCTTCCATTTCTGAAAGGCTTTGGTTGTTATTTCAATTCGTTGAATAAATTATTTAAACCTTCAGCCTGGTTGGTCTGAACCTGATTTACCAGCTCACCGTTTTTAAAGATGGCAAATGTGGGCAAATTGTCAACTTTTGCTAATTTACGGCTCTCAGGCAGTTTCTCGGCGTCCACATAATAGAATGGGATATCCTCATTCTCGGAGGCCAGCTTTTTGAATTTTGGCTTCATGATTCTGCAGTTTCCGCACCATGATGCGCCGTATTGCACGACTACTTTTTCGTTCTGTGCAACAACATCCTGCAAAGTATCTTCTGTTAATTCGTTGTACATATTAATGATATTTTGTTTAATGTTTCACGTTCCCAAATCTGTAATTTCAAAATTTGAAAACTGATTTTTTGATTAGTGTTTTGAAAGATATTCAGCTGTAGAATTTCTGTCAGCGGTCATCGCTTCTTTACCTTCTTCCCAGTTTGCAGGGCATACTTCGCCATGCTTTTGAACGTGAGTGTAAGCGTCGATCAGTCTTAAAAATTCCTTTACGTTACGGCCAAGCGGCATATCGTTTACAGCTTCGTGGAAGATTTTTCCGGTTTCATCAATCAGGTAAGTTGCTCTGTAAGTTACGTTTGATCCTGTAAAAGTTTCGTTGCCTTCTTCATCGTATTCGAAATCCTGATCTACGATTCCAAGAGTGTTGGCCAACTGTCTGTGCATATCAGCAAGGATCGGGTAGGTTACACCTTCTATTCCGCCGTTGTCTTTGGGAGTGTTCAGCCATGCGAAGTGAACTTCGTTGGTGTCGCAGGATGCGCCGATAACTTTTGTGTTTCTGCTTTCGAATTCGCCTAAAGCTTCCTGGAATGCGTGTAACTCAGTCGGGCAAACAAAAGTGAAATCTTTTGGATACCAGAACAAAAGAATCTTCTGTTGGTTTTTTGTAGCTTCTTCAAAAATGTTAATCTTCAAGTCGTCACCCATTTCTGAAATTGCATCTACTGTGATGTTTGGGAATTTTCTACCTACTAATGACATAATATTTTGTTTTTAAAAGTTATTTCTACTGCAAATATAATAAGAAAATGTCTATTAAAAAATTTATTTTAATAAATAAAAACTATCATAGTTATTCTACGAGATTTCAACATGATTCAGGCAGTGTTGGATTCTTCTCATCGCCTCTGTCAAATCTTTTTCCGAAGCTGCATACGAAAAACGGATGCATTCGGGGCTGCCGAACGATACGCCGCCAACTGACCCTACATGGGCATGATCGAGCAGGAACATTGCGAAATCATCAGAATCTTTAATTTCTGTTCCGTTCAGTTTTTTACCGGTATAAAAGGAAATATCCGGATAGAAATAAAAGGCTGATTTAGGTAAAAGCACCTTAAACCCGGGAATTTCTTTCATTAAATCATAAACCAAATCCCTCCTTTTCTTAAACTCATCGATCATATATTTATACTCGGACGGATCAGTTTTTAGCGCCGTAATCGCAGCTCTTTGCGCGATGGTATTTGCACCACTCGTCATTTGTCCCTGAATTTTGTCGCAGGCTTTTGCGAGCCATTCCGGGCACGCCGAATAGCCGATTCTCCAGCCGGTCATCGCGTAACCTTTGGACATACCGTTGATCACCGCAACCTGCTCATAAATTTCAGGAAATGACGCGATGGATCTGTGCTTGGTTTCGTAATTGATAAATTCATAAATTTCGTCCGAAATCACCGTAACGTGCGGATTTTTCGCAATGACTTCCGCCAGGGCTTTCAGTTCATCATAAGTGTAATAACTTCCGGAAGGGTTGCACGGCGAACTGTACAGAAGCACTTTGGTTTTCGGTGTGATGGCTTCCTGCAGCTGCTCCGCCGTAATTTTGAAATCATTGACATAACTTGTTTTAATAAAAACCGAAGTCCCACCCATCATTTTCACCATTTCATCATAACTTACCCAATACGGAACCGGGAGGATCACTTCGTCGCCGTCATTAATCAAAGCTGCTAAAACATTGATGATTGCCTGCTTTGCACCATTGGAAACACAAATCTGTGATGGTTTATAGTCCAGGTTATTATCCCTTTTCAGTTTATGCGAAACTGCCTCACGAAGTTCAGGGAAACCGGGAACAGGAGAGTAGTGGCTGTAGTTCTCGTTGATTGCCTGGTGGGCTGCCTCTTTTATATTTTCCGGCACATCGAAATCGGGCTCGCCCAAGGTAAGGCTGATGACATCTATTCCGTTTGCCCTCATTTCACGGGCTTTATTACTCATCACAAAAGTCTGCGAATAACTGAGGCGATTCAGGCGGTCTGATAATTTTTCCATTAAAATTCTTGTCTGCTCCTAGCAAAGATAAGGACAAAAACCTGTTTAAAAAAGTAAAGTAAATGCTAAATTTACTCACTGAAAACTTTTACAACAACACAAAAACAATGAAATACTCATTCAAGAACGATTATTCCGAAGGCTGCCATCCGAGGATTTTAGAACGCTTAATTGAAACCAATCTCGCGCAACAAAACGGCTATGGGCTCGATGAATATTGTCTGGAAGCTGAAAAGCTTATCCAGCAAAAAATCAATAATCCAAAAGCGAAAGTTCATTTCATTTCAGGTGGAACCCAGGCGAATCTGATCGTTATTTCATCTGTTTTACGGCCCCACGAAAGCGTGGTTTCTGCCTTTACGGGGCATATCTTTACCAATGAAAGCGGTGCAATAGAAGCGACCGGACATAAAGTTCACGGCGTAGAAACAGCTGATGGTAAGCTTCGTCCTCAGGATATTCAGGAGGTCTTGGATGTACACACCAACATACCGCATCAGGTGCGGCAAAAGGTGGTTTATATTTCAAATTCCACGGAAATAGGAACAGTGTACAGCAAAAAGGAACTTCAGGAGTTATCTGACTTTTGTAAAGGAAAGAACCTTTATTTGTTTATGGACGGCGCGAGGCTGGGACACGCTTTAACTGCCGAAACCAATGACTTGACGCTGGAAGAAGTGGCCCAACTTGTTGACGTTTTCTACTTGGGAGGAACAAAAAATGGAGCTCTGATCGGCGAGGCCATCGTCATCGTCAATGAAAAACTGCAGGAAGAATTTGGCTTCCACATCAAACAGAGAGGCGCAATGCTGGCGAAGGGAAGATTGTTAGGAATTCAGTTTCTGGAACTGTTGAAAGATGATCTGTATTTTAAGCTTGCCGCTCATGCCAATCAGCAGGCGATGAAACTCAAAGCCGCGTTTATGGAGATCGGTTGCGGATTCCTTACAGAAACGTTCAGCAATCAGATTTTTCCCGTTTTAAAAAATGATCAGATCGAAAAACTTTACCAAAATTATGATTTTTATGTCTGGAAGAAGATCGATGCTGAAAAGTCGGCAATTCGCTTGATCACGTCCTGGGCTACACAGGATGAAATTATCGAAAGATATATACAGGAAATTAAAAAACTTTGAATAAGGGCTGGGCGCTCATTTATCTTGCCCGAGCTGGGCTACATTCCTGCTCTGTACCACTTTCCTAAAATCTCAGATGATTGTATAAAAAAAAGGAAACCAAGTCTGAGTTGGTTTCCTTCTTTTGAAATATAAAAAACTATAGATTAGTTGGTTGCCTTATCTATTTCGTTTTTTGCATCACTCGCGGCATCTTTGGTTGCATCCCAAGCATCGTCAGCTGCGTCTTTGGTGTTATCCCAGGCGTTTTCTGCCCAGTCTTTGGTTTCTTCCCAAGCATTTGATACCGCATCTTTAGTGTCTTCCCACGCATCTGAAACATTTTCTTTTGCACGGTCCATCCAGCCTTCTGCAGTTGGCTCAAGATTCTTTTCGCGCTGTTCGCGGATATAGTCCTTAGCTCTGTCTGCATAATCGTTTACTGTCCATTTTGCTTTTTCAACCGCATTTTCTGCTTTGTTGTAATCTTGGTTGTCCATAATTTTGTGATTTAAAAAATTAATATTTTATTGATTTATTGTTATGTAAAACTATACAATTTTAAGGCTCAAAAGAGTTAAGGTTATGTTAAACCACTTTAAAATGGAAATTATGTAAATTTAAATTTAAAATACTGAAAATGGAAAAAATAAGGTGCGGCTGGTGCGAAAAGGACGATTTGTATAGGGATTACCATGATCATATCTGGGGAAAACCGGTGTATGACGATGAGACTATTTTTGAGTTTATGACCCTTGAAAGTTTTCAGGCGGGACTGAGCTGGTACACCGTACTTTCGAAACGGGAGAACTTTAAAAAAGCATTTGATGATTTCGATTATAAAAAGATTGCTGCCTATGACGAAGCAAAAGTGGAAGAGCTGATGAAGAATACGGGAATCATCAGAAACCGCATGAAAATAACGGCCACGATCAATAATGCGCGAAGGTTTATGGAGGTGCAGAAGCAGTTCGGGACCTTCTCAAAATACATCTGGAGTTTTGTGAATGGCCAGCCCATCATCAATCACCCCAAAACACTAGAAGATGTGCCGGCGACATCGGAAATTTCGGATGCCTTGGCAAAGGATTTAAAAACGCGCGGATTCAAGTTCATGGGTTCCACAGTCGTTTACGCACACATGCAGGCGACAGGCATGATCTGTGATCACTTGGTGGATTGCCATTGTAAGTGAAAATGCCGTGCAGTTTAAAAAGTAAGGTGCCTTTGAGCATTAGAATATATATTCAACGTAAACTTTAGTAATACTGTGTTTAACTAAAAGCGATCCAAAAAAAGAGACTCTTCCGAAGCCTCGCCACTCGCTTTGAATTTTTCCGTCGATTAAGCACGTAAAACTCAAAAAAAACTCCCGAAGCTTCCGTTCAAAAGTATCTTCATGCTGTAAACTTTTACAACATAAAATTTTTCTCACGTTTGCTGCAATTGCAGTTTGGGTTGCATGGAGAATCCAAATTTTCGCGGTCCCCGTTGGTTTTTGGGGGATCTTACACGTCATTAAAAATAATTTGGCTTGTTCAAAATGATCCGGTAAAAAAAGAGGCAGAATATAACTGCCTCTTTAGCTGATTAACATATCAGTAGTAATATCCGATGTCATCCAAATAGATGTCGTTTGGTTCTCCTTGAGCGTGATTAAATGTTAAATTCATTGTTGCAGGAGCAGATGCAAGTCCAAATTCGGACCATGGAATTTCAATATACTTATAATCTGTTTCTGAACTAATCGTTGGAGTGGCAGCCCAGCTATAGTTTAATATGAGTTTGATTCCGTTACTGATTGGAGCTGCGGATTTTATGTAGAATCTAATCCCTTTAGACGCAGAAGGTATATTAGGGCTGTTATCAATCTGGAAAGCAGACCATGCCTTCGCGTTCCACTGAATTGCTTTTTCTCCCTGTTTGATGTTCGCCGGGTTATCGCTGTATGCAATATTATAAGTGTCTCCAGCCCATGTTGAGTTCGAAATACTGCCATAAAACATATCGTCGTAAATTGAAGTTCCAACCTGAGATGTATAGGCAGAAGTTCCGGATAATGTTGTTACAGAAACTTTTTTACCCTGTGATCCGTTGGGTAAAGTAAATTCTCAAGAGCTAATGGAGCTCAAATTTCAAGTGAATTAGCTATATGCTACAATAACGCTCTTGGATTTGCTTTATTTAAAATAAAAAAACCGTCTCAATCATTCTTTTTGAGGCGGTTTATTATGGTTTTTACTGCTTTACTTTAAGTTATTTTGCCGTTTTTGCTAAATTGTGAAGAGGTTATTTCCGGCTGCACATCAGCAGGGAGATTTTTTGCCTTTTCCTTTTTATACACTTCCGAACGGAGCAGCGTGCTGGAAAACCGATGGTGCCTTTTGTTATAATAAAGCGTGATTCCATTTTCTTCACAGAAACTTCTTCCAGTAAAATTCTTGTCTTTGTATTCATCCCCCAGAATCCGGATGTCTATCTGATACAGTTTCAGAATATCTTCCAGATCTCTTTCCGTGGTGTAGGGAATAATTTCATCTACATATTGGCAGCCCTTCAGCTGTGTGTACCGCTCTACAACGGTCTGCACCGGTTTGTTTTTTTCCGGCCGGTCAATAGTAGGGTCGGTTTGAAGGCCTACAATGAGATAGTCGCACTGGGATTTGGCTTCAGCCAGCATTCTTATATGCCCGGCGTGCAGCAGATCAAAGCAACTGAAAGTGATGCCGGTTTTTATTTTTCGTGATTTCATAATCTTCTTTTTTTAAGTTGAAAAGATGAGGGTGTTGGTTCAAAATTGAGATTTCTTTTTGGAGACAAGCAATAGATTCCTGATGAGGAATTCTGTTTCCCTGGATGTCCAAATCATAGAGGCCACATTGGCTGTAAGCGGAAAGATCATCCCAGTCCGGCCTGTCAGTTACGGGATAAATGCAAATGCCCTGAAAATCGATCCCGTTTTTCAGAACAATACGGCATTGCTCGCTAATTTCTTCCAGCCAAGGTACTCTTCCTTCTCCAAAGTGGCCCGTTTCGGAGAGAAAAATCGGTTTCTTATAACGCTCATAGGCTGCTGTAAGGAGATCACTCAATGGGATACGCTCGTTATTGTTATCGGGCCAGAAGAGACTGTTGGCATTCCCGCGCCACTGACAGTTCCAGTAATAATTGAAGCCGAGTATTTCCAGAAAACTTTCATCGCCTCCCAGTTCAGGGCACATGCGTCCGCCGATGATGTCCATCGCTTCAAACTGATATTCGTTTTTTCGGAAAAGGTCTTCGTCTGCTTCGCCGTCGCTGTGAATTTTGATCAGGGGTTCTACCAGTACAATCTTGCAGTCGGGAAGTTCTTCTTTCATCGCTTTAATTCCCTGTATTGCTGCCTTGCATAGGTGATATTTCATGTCCCAGCCGCTGTTCACAGCAAAAGGCACGGTTCCCCGGTCATCTCCCGAAAACCAGGAAAGAAAACTTATCTCATTCACAGGAACAACAAACAAAGGACCGGCACTGTTTTCAAGATAAAACTTTGTGAAAGCACGGCACAGGTTTTCAAAACGGTCTGCAAAATGAGGATGAGTAGGGTAGAGTGCGTCCGGATATCCAAAATGGATCAGATCCCAGATTTGCTGAACTCCGTGTTTCTGCGCTGCATTCATTCTTTTCCCAACTTCAGAAAAATCATAAACTCCGGGATACTGTTCCACTTCACTCCAGCAAATTCCTTCTCGTACAGTGAGGATTCCAAGATTCTTAAGCAGAATATAATCTTCTTCCGCACGAATGTCATGCTGGGTTTCTTTCAGGAGATTGACACGCTGCCCCGTTCGGTTGATGTGGTCGGCACATTCAAATCCTCCCATAAAATAACTTTTAAACAAAGGATTTGTCATGCGGTTTCAGATTTGATGCTTCTAAACTGTTAAACAGGTCGAGGGCATTTCTGAATGCCTGATCCATATTAAAATACTTATAGTTAGCCAGCCTTCCTACGAAATATACATTCTGTAACAGATCGGCTTTCTCCTTGTATTTCTCGTAAATCTGCTGATTTCTTTCGTTCGGAACCGGATAGTAAGGTTCGCCAGTGTCTACAGTATACTCTTTTACAATACTGGTTTTGGGAGACTGCTGATTCCCGAAATGTTTGTATTCTATAATTCTGGTATAATCCACTTCTTGGCCTGGATAATTCACTACAGAATTTTCCTGAAAAAACTCCTGATCCAAATGTTCGGTAACAAAATTAATGGATCGATATTCGAGCTTTTCCATCATCTCATCCTGAAATTCAAAAAAACGGTCAATCGGCCCGGTATAAAACAACTTTTCGAAACCCTCAAACTGATCCTTTACATCGAAATAATCCGTATTCAGCATCACGGTAATGTTAGGATGGTTCAGCATATTTTCAAAAACTTTTGTATATCCGCCTTTAGGTAATGCCTGGTACGTGTCGGAGAAATAACGCCCGTCGTGGTTGTAACGCACCGGTATTCTTTCCAGCACTGAAGCATTGAGTTCTTCCGGATATTTGTCCCATTGTTTTTTCGTGTAATGTTTAAACATTTTCTCATACAGCACAGGCCCCACTCGGTTCATAACGGCTTCTTCTCCATTTTTAGGTTTATCAAAAGGAATCCGGTTTTTATCCAGCCAGGCTTTCATTTCGTCTTCCGTACTGATGTTTTCGCCAAATAAGATGTTTACCGTATCGATATTGACCGGAATTGGAACGGTTTTATTATCTACTCTTGCAATGACTTTGTGCTCCCACGGATACCACTCTGCAAAACGCTGTACGTATTCCCATACACCGGCATCATTGGTGTGAAACAAGTGAGCTCCATACTTTGAAACCAAAATTCCATTCTCATCATATTCATCGTAGCAGTTGCCTGCGATATGGCCTCTTTTTTCAAGAACCACAACTTTTTTTCCGATAGAAGCGTAC
The sequence above is a segment of the Chryseobacterium taklimakanense genome. Coding sequences within it:
- a CDS encoding glycoside hydrolase family protein, with the translated sequence MGGFECADHINRTGQRVNLLKETQHDIRAEEDYILLKNLGILTVREGICWSEVEQYPGVYDFSEVGKRMNAAQKHGVQQIWDLIHFGYPDALYPTHPHFADRFENLCRAFTKFYLENSAGPLFVVPVNEISFLSWFSGDDRGTVPFAVNSGWDMKYHLCKAAIQGIKAMKEELPDCKIVLVEPLIKIHSDGEADEDLFRKNEYQFEAMDIIGGRMCPELGGDESFLEILGFNYYWNCQWRGNANSLFWPDNNNERIPLSDLLTAAYERYKKPIFLSETGHFGEGRVPWLEEISEQCRIVLKNGIDFQGICIYPVTDRPDWDDLSAYSQCGLYDLDIQGNRIPHQESIACLQKEISILNQHPHLFNLKKEDYEITKNKNRHHFQLL
- a CDS encoding DNA-3-methyladenine glycosylase I, with translation MEKIRCGWCEKDDLYRDYHDHIWGKPVYDDETIFEFMTLESFQAGLSWYTVLSKRENFKKAFDDFDYKKIAAYDEAKVEELMKNTGIIRNRMKITATINNARRFMEVQKQFGTFSKYIWSFVNGQPIINHPKTLEDVPATSEISDALAKDLKTRGFKFMGSTVVYAHMQATGMICDHLVDCHCK
- a CDS encoding pyridoxal phosphate-dependent aminotransferase; protein product: MEKLSDRLNRLSYSQTFVMSNKAREMRANGIDVISLTLGEPDFDVPENIKEAAHQAINENYSHYSPVPGFPELREAVSHKLKRDNNLDYKPSQICVSNGAKQAIINVLAALINDGDEVILPVPYWVSYDEMVKMMGGTSVFIKTSYVNDFKITAEQLQEAITPKTKVLLYSSPCNPSGSYYTYDELKALAEVIAKNPHVTVISDEIYEFINYETKHRSIASFPEIYEQVAVINGMSKGYAMTGWRIGYSACPEWLAKACDKIQGQMTSGANTIAQRAAITALKTDPSEYKYMIDEFKKRRDLVYDLMKEIPGFKVLLPKSAFYFYPDISFYTGKKLNGTEIKDSDDFAMFLLDHAHVGSVGGVSFGSPECIRFSYAASEKDLTEAMRRIQHCLNHVEIS
- the glf gene encoding UDP-galactopyranose mutase, which codes for MKEDILIIGAGISGATLAERYASIGKKVVVLEKRGHIAGNCYDEYDENGILVSKYGAHLFHTNDAGVWEYVQRFAEWYPWEHKVIARVDNKTVPIPVNIDTVNILFGENISTEDEMKAWLDKNRIPFDKPKNGEEAVMNRVGPVLYEKMFKHYTKKQWDKYPEELNASVLERIPVRYNHDGRYFSDTYQALPKGGYTKVFENMLNHPNITVMLNTDYFDVKDQFEGFEKLFYTGPIDRFFEFQDEMMEKLEYRSINFVTEHLDQEFFQENSVVNYPGQEVDYTRIIEYKHFGNQQSPKTSIVKEYTVDTGEPYYPVPNERNQQIYEKYKEKADLLQNVYFVGRLANYKYFNMDQAFRNALDLFNSLEASNLKPHDKSFV
- a CDS encoding adenylyltransferase/cytidyltransferase family protein, which gives rise to MKTGITFSCFDLLHAGHIRMLAEAKSQCDYLIVGLQTDPTIDRPEKNKPVQTVVERYTQLKGCQYVDEIIPYTTERDLEDILKLYQIDIRILGDEYKDKNFTGRSFCEENGITLYYNKRHHRFSSTLLRSEVYKKEKAKNLPADVQPEITSSQFSKNGKIT
- a CDS encoding threonine aldolase family protein translates to MKYSFKNDYSEGCHPRILERLIETNLAQQNGYGLDEYCLEAEKLIQQKINNPKAKVHFISGGTQANLIVISSVLRPHESVVSAFTGHIFTNESGAIEATGHKVHGVETADGKLRPQDIQEVLDVHTNIPHQVRQKVVYISNSTEIGTVYSKKELQELSDFCKGKNLYLFMDGARLGHALTAETNDLTLEEVAQLVDVFYLGGTKNGALIGEAIVIVNEKLQEEFGFHIKQRGAMLAKGRLLGIQFLELLKDDLYFKLAAHANQQAMKLKAAFMEIGCGFLTETFSNQIFPVLKNDQIEKLYQNYDFYVWKKIDAEKSAIRLITSWATQDEIIERYIQEIKKL